One Laribacter hongkongensis DSM 14985 DNA window includes the following coding sequences:
- a CDS encoding disulfide bond formation protein B, with the protein MHSLFQPSLRTGFLLIALACAGAMGFALFAQYYMDLEPCPLCVFQRVAVIMTGLLALLGALLSPRSAGGRGLMAGLTGLASLSGAGVAAWQVRLQNLPADQVPACGPGLDYMLETMPFTDMLAKVFKGSGECAEVSWTLLGLSLPAWSLVFLIGITVFAAWLARMPRR; encoded by the coding sequence GTGCATTCATTGTTTCAGCCTTCACTGCGAACCGGTTTTCTCCTGATTGCACTGGCCTGCGCCGGCGCCATGGGTTTTGCACTGTTTGCCCAGTACTACATGGATCTGGAGCCGTGTCCGCTGTGCGTGTTCCAGCGTGTTGCCGTGATCATGACAGGGCTGCTGGCCCTGCTGGGAGCACTGTTGTCACCGCGTTCGGCTGGGGGCAGGGGACTGATGGCCGGCCTGACCGGTCTGGCTTCGCTTTCCGGCGCCGGAGTGGCGGCCTGGCAGGTGCGCTTGCAGAACCTGCCGGCCGACCAGGTACCGGCATGCGGCCCGGGACTGGATTACATGCTGGAAACCATGCCGTTCACCGACATGCTGGCCAAGGTATTCAAGGGCAGCGGTGAATGTGCGGAAGTAAGCTGGACCTTGCTTGGCCTTTCGTTGCCGGCCTGGTCACTGGTGTTTTTGATCGGCATCACCGTGTTTGCTGCCTGGCTGGCACGGATGCCGCGTCGCTGA
- a CDS encoding DNA-3-methyladenine glycosylase family protein produces the protein MARPAWWDDACAGLAAADPVMARLIASWPDAELVSRGEPFETLLRAIVGQQISVRAADAVWKRLSAVLSGQPSPERVLALPEDVLRSAGLSARKVLYARDLAECFTDGRVNPAAHAGLDDEALIAELVAVRGIGRWTAEMYLIFNQLRPDVWPVDDIGLQRAMARHYALEDQKASLTQLRVMGERFAPWRTVATWYLWRSLDPQTVLY, from the coding sequence ATGGCACGCCCCGCGTGGTGGGATGATGCCTGTGCCGGGCTGGCTGCCGCCGATCCGGTCATGGCGCGCCTGATTGCCAGCTGGCCGGATGCCGAGCTGGTCTCGCGGGGAGAGCCTTTTGAAACCCTGCTGCGGGCCATCGTCGGGCAGCAGATTTCGGTGCGGGCAGCCGATGCCGTCTGGAAACGCCTGAGCGCGGTCTTGTCCGGCCAGCCATCTCCGGAACGGGTGCTGGCCTTGCCGGAAGATGTACTGAGGTCGGCCGGGCTGTCCGCCCGCAAGGTGCTGTATGCCCGGGATCTGGCCGAGTGTTTTACTGATGGCCGGGTCAATCCGGCAGCCCATGCCGGACTGGACGATGAGGCGCTGATTGCCGAACTGGTGGCCGTGCGCGGCATTGGCCGCTGGACGGCCGAAATGTATCTGATATTCAACCAGTTGCGCCCGGACGTCTGGCCTGTGGACGACATCGGCCTGCAACGGGCGATGGCCCGGCATTATGCGCTGGAAGACCAAAAAGCATCCCTGACCCAATTGCGTGTCATGGGCGAGCGTTTCGCGCCGTGGCGTACCGTAGCGACCTGGTATTTGTGGCGCAGCCTTGATCCTCAGACCGTCCTGTACTGA
- a CDS encoding aminoacyl-histidine dipeptidase yields MSALASLQPRSLWAHFQTLCDIPRPSGHEAALRTHLIEWAESRGLETRTDTVGNLVIVKPATPGMENRETVVLQGHLDMVAQQNAGTGHDFERDPIRVIEAEEDGWIKADGTTLGADNGLGVAAALAILESDDIAHPAIEALFTIDEEAGMTGAHGLSADILTGRLLLNLDTEDWGEFYVGCAGGVDVRLTRQLAREMLPAGWTSGTISLTGLKGGHSGVDIHLERGNANKLMARILDDLLSVTALRLVSMTGGTLRNALPREAFAGIACSPESMPAVLDRLEFWQAQLNDELAGAETGIALVFTHTTSEDALDDVSTRQVIDILNALPNGVNRQSRQVSGVVETSDNVGVVTVSGQQLSVLMLVRSLRDSGMDALVAQIAAIGRLAGCQVETSGRYPGWTPDPASPLLQLGLEVYRRKFGQEAAVKVIHAGLECGLLGSRYPGMDMLSFGPTIRGAHSPDERVDVATVQQFWELLKAILSATPEQKA; encoded by the coding sequence ATGTCGGCCCTTGCCTCCCTGCAACCGCGCTCACTTTGGGCGCATTTCCAGACCCTGTGCGATATTCCGCGCCCCTCCGGGCATGAAGCCGCATTGCGGACACACCTGATTGAATGGGCAGAATCCCGCGGACTGGAAACGCGCACCGATACGGTCGGCAATCTGGTGATTGTCAAACCGGCTACGCCGGGCATGGAAAACCGGGAAACCGTAGTCCTGCAAGGACACCTGGACATGGTCGCCCAGCAGAATGCCGGCACGGGCCATGATTTCGAGCGGGACCCGATCCGGGTCATCGAGGCAGAAGAGGACGGCTGGATCAAGGCTGACGGAACCACGCTGGGTGCCGACAACGGCCTGGGTGTGGCTGCAGCGCTGGCCATTCTGGAAAGTGATGACATAGCGCATCCGGCCATCGAGGCACTGTTTACCATTGATGAAGAAGCTGGCATGACCGGTGCGCACGGTTTGTCGGCTGACATTCTGACCGGACGTCTGCTGCTGAATCTGGACACCGAAGACTGGGGCGAGTTTTACGTCGGCTGCGCTGGCGGCGTGGATGTGCGCCTGACCCGGCAGTTGGCCCGGGAAATGCTGCCTGCCGGCTGGACAAGCGGCACGATCAGCCTGACCGGCCTCAAAGGAGGACACTCGGGCGTCGACATTCATCTGGAGCGTGGCAATGCCAACAAGCTGATGGCGCGCATTCTGGATGATCTGCTGTCGGTAACCGCGCTGCGGCTGGTATCAATGACTGGCGGAACACTCCGCAATGCCCTGCCGCGTGAGGCGTTTGCCGGCATCGCCTGCTCTCCGGAAAGCATGCCGGCGGTGCTGGACCGGCTGGAGTTCTGGCAAGCGCAACTGAATGACGAGCTGGCGGGAGCTGAAACCGGCATTGCTCTGGTATTCACGCATACGACCAGCGAGGATGCACTGGATGATGTATCGACCCGGCAGGTCATCGATATCCTGAATGCTCTTCCCAACGGGGTGAACCGGCAGAGCCGGCAGGTGAGCGGTGTGGTGGAAACCTCGGATAACGTAGGCGTGGTGACGGTATCCGGCCAACAGCTGTCCGTATTGATGCTGGTGCGCTCGCTGCGTGATTCCGGCATGGATGCTCTGGTAGCCCAGATTGCCGCCATCGGCCGGCTGGCCGGCTGCCAGGTTGAAACTTCCGGCCGTTATCCGGGCTGGACCCCGGACCCGGCCTCGCCACTGTTGCAGCTCGGACTGGAGGTATATCGCCGCAAATTCGGGCAGGAAGCTGCCGTCAAGGTGATTCATGCCGGACTGGAGTGCGGTTTGCTGGGAAGCAGATATCCTGGCATGGACATGCTGTCGTTTGGCCCGACCATCCGGGGGGCGCACTCTCCGGATGAGCGCGTCGATGTCGCCACCGTGCAGCAGTTCTGGGAGCTGCTGAAAGCAATACTGTCAGCGACCCCGGAGCAGAAAGCGTAA